The following proteins are co-located in the Rippkaea orientalis PCC 8801 genome:
- a CDS encoding aromatic ring-hydroxylating oxygenase subunit alpha: MVQTNEKATHLSDNIYSLKVPTDLRKVGLNPNFWYPLAQAKDVKIEKPYAVSFAGNPIVLIRTKSNQLFALENRCAHRQVPLSMGIVCGNTIQCTYHAWQYNQTGKVTKVPYLPQGCSLPKGVKSYPCQEAYGHIFVFPGIPELAETVAFPEIQNWSNSNYKTMYFSRQVNCHYSFLKENLMDMNHQFLHRRFMGKVKPTLVENSKGDNWVEAKYKFSGEPHLSANLVLAPGRKETSELATSDFDIMTIRTEYPYQILRVCPSGSDLPFLDLWVSYIPIDREQKRNHSFGMLMIRQPKIPGLIHLLWPLMRYFTGVIFAEDKMIVEAEQTAYNLQGGDWNQEVFPVLLDVRELLTKKGVPIS; this comes from the coding sequence ATGGTACAAACTAATGAAAAAGCTACCCATTTATCAGATAATATTTATTCTTTAAAAGTTCCTACTGATTTACGCAAAGTTGGTTTAAATCCTAATTTTTGGTATCCTTTAGCACAAGCAAAAGATGTTAAAATTGAGAAACCTTATGCAGTAAGTTTTGCGGGTAATCCTATCGTTTTAATTCGGACAAAATCTAATCAACTTTTTGCCCTTGAAAATCGTTGTGCTCATCGACAAGTTCCTTTAAGTATGGGGATAGTTTGTGGTAATACGATTCAATGTACTTACCATGCTTGGCAATATAATCAAACAGGAAAAGTAACAAAAGTTCCCTATTTACCGCAAGGATGTTCTTTACCGAAGGGGGTTAAAAGTTATCCTTGTCAAGAAGCTTATGGCCATATTTTTGTTTTTCCTGGCATCCCAGAATTAGCCGAAACTGTGGCATTTCCTGAGATACAAAATTGGTCTAATTCCAATTATAAAACAATGTATTTTTCTCGTCAAGTTAATTGTCATTATTCATTTCTAAAAGAGAATTTAATGGATATGAATCATCAATTTTTACATCGGAGATTTATGGGGAAAGTTAAACCTACTTTAGTAGAAAATTCTAAAGGAGATAATTGGGTAGAAGCTAAATACAAGTTTAGTGGAGAACCTCATCTTAGCGCAAATTTAGTCTTAGCTCCGGGACGCAAAGAAACCTCAGAATTAGCAACTTCTGATTTTGATATTATGACTATTCGGACAGAATATCCCTATCAAATTTTACGGGTTTGTCCTTCAGGTTCTGATCTTCCCTTTCTTGATCTTTGGGTTTCGTATATTCCAATTGATCGAGAACAAAAAAGAAATCATAGTTTTGGAATGCTGATGATTCGTCAACCTAAAATCCCTGGATTAATTCATCTTTTGTGGCCATTAATGCGTTATTTTACTGGGGTTATTTTTGCGGAAGATAAAATGATTGTTGAAGCGGAACAAACTGCTTATAATCTTCAAGGAGGGGACTGGAATCAAGAAGTCTTTCCTGTTCTTCTTGATGTTCGAGAATTATTAACCAAAAAAGGAGTTCCTATCAGTTAA
- a CDS encoding metal ABC transporter solute-binding protein, Zn/Mn family: MTGCQSPNTSTGDSDKPKVVSTSTIIANLTEEIAKDEVDHQGILEPGADPHVYEPVPTDSVAFEEADLILYNGYNLEPGLIKLMKASGIKAKKVAVAEVVTPLDYVYKGQKEPDPHVWGDAKNVIKMVEVIRDKLIELSPEDASIFKQNAAILITELERLDSWIIEQIKTIPEAQRKLVTTHDAFQYYAKAYGLQVIGTLIGISTEEQPSAQTVKNLTEEIKKSKVTSIFAETTINPALITTVAQEAGVKLAPNPLYADSIGAPESEGDSYVKMLRANTKTIVEALGGQ; encoded by the coding sequence ATGACTGGGTGTCAGTCCCCCAATACTTCGACGGGAGATAGCGATAAACCCAAAGTTGTCTCTACCAGTACTATTATTGCCAATTTAACGGAAGAAATTGCCAAAGACGAGGTGGATCATCAAGGTATCTTAGAACCAGGGGCTGATCCTCATGTTTATGAACCTGTACCGACTGATAGTGTGGCTTTTGAAGAAGCGGATCTCATTTTGTATAACGGTTATAATCTTGAACCTGGGTTAATTAAATTGATGAAAGCTTCAGGAATTAAAGCAAAAAAAGTTGCTGTTGCTGAGGTTGTTACGCCATTAGATTATGTCTATAAGGGACAAAAAGAACCCGATCCTCATGTTTGGGGAGATGCCAAAAATGTCATTAAAATGGTGGAAGTAATTCGGGATAAATTAATCGAATTATCGCCAGAAGATGCGTCGATTTTTAAACAAAATGCAGCGATATTAATTACCGAGTTAGAACGTCTTGATAGCTGGATTATTGAACAAATTAAAACCATTCCTGAAGCACAACGTAAGTTAGTAACTACCCATGATGCTTTTCAATATTATGCTAAAGCCTATGGGTTACAGGTAATTGGGACATTAATTGGCATTAGTACGGAAGAACAGCCGAGTGCTCAAACGGTTAAAAATTTAACAGAAGAGATTAAAAAAAGCAAGGTTACGTCAATTTTTGCCGAAACAACGATTAATCCTGCTTTAATCACCACAGTTGCCCAAGAAGCAGGGGTTAAACTTGCCCCTAACCCCCTTTATGCAGATTCCATTGGAGCACCTGAAAGCGAGGGAGATAGTTATGTTAAGATGCTGCGAGCTAATACTAAGACAATTGTAGAGGCTTTAGGAGGACAGTAG
- a CDS encoding metal ABC transporter ATP-binding protein: MGDRSITINHLGASYRSVEALRDITLKVQPGRLTGIIGPNGAGKSTLMKAMLGLIPVTQGEIYYQGQPLHQQLNQVAYVPQRSQIDWTYPATVWDVVMMGRVRQTGWLRRFSAASRRQGLEALERVDMAAYRQRPIGALSGGQQQRVFLARSLAQNGSIYLFDEPFVGVDQKTENILFSIFRELAAMGKIVLVVNHDLGESITNFDDLILLNRELIATGKRQFVLKENYLDQAYGGKVLFFNAQAA, translated from the coding sequence ATGGGCGATCGCAGCATTACCATCAACCATCTAGGGGCATCCTACCGTAGCGTAGAAGCGTTACGCGATATTACCCTAAAAGTGCAACCAGGACGGTTAACAGGCATTATTGGACCAAATGGGGCAGGAAAAAGCACCTTAATGAAGGCGATGTTAGGCTTAATTCCTGTCACGCAGGGAGAGATTTATTATCAGGGTCAACCCTTGCATCAACAATTAAACCAAGTAGCCTACGTTCCACAGCGATCGCAGATTGATTGGACCTATCCGGCCACGGTCTGGGATGTCGTGATGATGGGTCGTGTACGTCAGACGGGATGGTTGCGTCGCTTTTCGGCCGCGAGTCGTCGTCAAGGGTTAGAAGCCTTAGAACGGGTAGATATGGCAGCCTATCGTCAGCGTCCCATTGGGGCACTCTCAGGAGGACAACAACAACGGGTATTTTTAGCGCGATCGCTGGCACAAAATGGCTCAATTTATCTATTTGATGAGCCCTTTGTGGGGGTGGATCAAAAAACTGAAAATATCTTATTTAGTATCTTTCGAGAATTAGCTGCTATGGGAAAAATTGTCTTAGTGGTTAATCACGATCTTGGAGAATCTATCACTAATTTTGATGACTTAATTTTATTGAATCGAGAATTAATTGCCACAGGAAAACGACAATTTGTCCTAAAGGAAAATTATCTCGATCAAGCCTATGGGGGAAAAGTTTTGTTTTTCAATGCTCAAGCAGCTTAA
- a CDS encoding DUF928 domain-containing protein produces the protein MLNHRVLFNLITLGLLLLGTVPATSQSNTNPPPRREGKVTRVVFKPPLEDKKPSQSRAAGSRGKCLDNGNLSLVALVPSSNFGLTTAERPSLWVYVPENSAKQVVLSLAEEDKTYHSRTSIPLAGQSGIIKLQPSPDSRPLEVGKTYQWSAVLVCGDNLSPDDPGVASWVRRVADPKPIPSGSALEAAAFYGEQGIWYDALTDLLKVKQSQPNNPALTTISTEFLQSAGLNLDLSILEKSD, from the coding sequence ATGCTAAATCATCGAGTTTTGTTCAATCTAATCACCCTAGGACTCTTGCTTCTAGGGACTGTTCCCGCCACTAGCCAATCTAACACCAACCCACCACCGAGGCGAGAAGGAAAAGTCACTAGAGTCGTATTTAAACCTCCCTTAGAAGACAAGAAACCCTCTCAAAGCCGCGCAGCAGGGTCGCGGGGAAAATGTCTAGACAATGGGAATCTGTCTTTAGTCGCCCTTGTTCCTTCGTCTAATTTCGGCTTAACAACCGCAGAACGTCCCAGTTTATGGGTCTATGTCCCAGAAAATTCCGCTAAACAAGTCGTATTAAGCTTGGCAGAAGAGGATAAAACCTATCACTCCCGAACCTCTATCCCTTTGGCAGGACAGTCGGGTATCATTAAGCTTCAACCGAGTCCCGACTCCCGTCCCCTCGAAGTGGGAAAAACCTATCAGTGGTCAGCCGTGTTAGTCTGTGGGGACAACCTGAGTCCCGATGATCCCGGTGTGGCCTCCTGGGTACGTCGTGTTGCTGATCCTAAACCGATTCCATCGGGTTCAGCGTTGGAAGCGGCAGCCTTTTATGGAGAACAGGGCATTTGGTATGATGCCTTAACAGATTTACTGAAAGTCAAACAATCTCAACCCAATAATCCCGCCCTGACAACGATTTCAACTGAGTTTCTTCAATCAGCCGGACTGAACTTGGATCTGAGTATCCTAGAAAAATCAGACTGA
- a CDS encoding type II toxin-antitoxin system HicA family toxin, with protein sequence MKVKDVLKRLKADGWYQVRMRGSHRILAHPTKSGIVVVPGKLSNDIPIGTLSAIWKQAQLGDE encoded by the coding sequence ATGAAAGTTAAAGACGTGCTAAAGCGACTCAAAGCAGATGGATGGTATCAAGTTAGGATGAGGGGTAGTCATCGAATTTTAGCGCATCCTACCAAGTCAGGAATTGTTGTCGTTCCAGGAAAATTGAGTAATGATATTCCTATTGGAACTTTATCAGCTATTTGGAAACAAGCACAATTAGGAGATGAATAA
- a CDS encoding type II toxin-antitoxin system HicB family antitoxin, whose amino-acid sequence MKQYAVIYEKGQTNWGAIVPDLPGCVSIGDSFEEVQENVKEAIALYLEVLEERGEKIPEPLTKVGLVDIFA is encoded by the coding sequence ATGAAGCAGTATGCTGTCATTTATGAAAAGGGTCAGACAAATTGGGGGGCAATTGTTCCTGATTTGCCAGGTTGTGTTAGCATTGGTGATTCATTCGAGGAAGTGCAGGAAAATGTCAAAGAAGCGATCGCACTTTATTTAGAGGTTTTAGAAGAAAGAGGTGAAAAGATTCCTGAACCTTTAACTAAGGTAGGATTAGTTGATATATTCGCATAA
- a CDS encoding CHAT domain-containing protein, with protein MLFFISLIAPIVITQAALSYSSNPLELIQKGQQLYQSQQFSEAVKIWQQAADLFREQGDVLNQSMSLSNVSLSYQQLGEWEEAKTAIAQSLSLLDNQEKTTVQQGILAASLDIDGQLKLALGQPQNALETWQKAASIYQKNSHQTQVIQSQINQAQAMQQLGFYPRACQTLLDALNINSQDCQISEEKLQLIPQENTAISLQILGLRSLGNVLRVTGQTKQSQKVLLKSFQLAQPQKDPEILATLALSLGNTAQILGNQTPARNPQPRTIELRSEISCIPSSTYQTREQFYQQAIACYRQAQIGSSSLTKIQAQLNLLSLLIQQQQGKEIPLLINQIEDRLTVLPSSQKTILIKLKFVQQLMCLQNSFQASFNQLTPPILQSCSIVKPGFKSYLTQEQITSWLTIQNLLETTLNQAKNIEHNPSQANVLGYLGASYQLMGNLTKAQELTELALQKVSGFNYPEIAYLWQWQLGRLYQLQGENTKAIAAYRLTVDILESLRQDLVVTNTDLQFDFRDSVEPVYRELVAQLLQPSSNQPENPEKISQENLKKARDLIESLQLAELNNFFREACIEAQPQQIEQIDPHAAVIYSIVLPERLAVILSVPNQPLSYHETTLNKQFNQTSSREIEEVFDEMFANLNPFIPSPDPLRPHQQFYNWLIRPLETELKENNIKTLVFVLDGLLRGVPMAALHDGKEYLIEKYRIALTPGLQLLSPRSLSQEKLKILAGGLAEARQGFSALPGVTQEVKDISEILPAEILLNQEFTRPRLQTKIESTSFPIVHLATHGQFSSQVEETFLLTWDERINVKNLDQLLREREEKQQTPIEMLILSACQTATGDKRAVLGLAGVAVRSGARSTIATLWSVQDQSTANLMAEFYKILNQPGITKAEALRQAQLSLLHSGEYHHAFYWAPFVLVGNWL; from the coding sequence TTGCTTTTTTTTATCTCTTTAATAGCCCCTATTGTAATAACGCAAGCTGCCCTTTCCTATTCAAGCAATCCACTTGAATTAATACAAAAAGGACAACAATTATATCAATCACAACAATTCTCAGAAGCAGTAAAAATTTGGCAACAAGCAGCCGATCTTTTTCGTGAACAAGGGGATGTATTAAACCAAAGTATGTCTTTGAGTAATGTATCCTTAAGTTATCAACAGTTAGGAGAATGGGAGGAAGCAAAAACCGCGATCGCTCAAAGTTTATCCCTCCTAGATAATCAAGAAAAGACGACAGTACAGCAGGGAATTTTGGCAGCCAGTTTAGACATTGACGGACAGTTAAAATTAGCATTAGGACAACCCCAAAATGCCCTTGAAACTTGGCAGAAAGCTGCTAGTATTTATCAAAAAAATAGTCATCAAACCCAAGTTATTCAAAGTCAAATTAATCAAGCTCAAGCGATGCAACAGTTAGGATTTTATCCAAGAGCTTGTCAGACCTTATTAGACGCTTTAAACATCAATAGTCAAGACTGTCAAATATCCGAAGAAAAACTACAACTTATTCCCCAAGAAAATACAGCAATTTCTTTACAAATATTGGGATTGCGGAGTCTAGGGAATGTCTTACGAGTAACGGGACAAACTAAACAATCTCAAAAGGTTTTATTAAAAAGTTTCCAATTAGCCCAACCTCAAAAAGATCCTGAAATCTTAGCCACTCTTGCCCTGAGTTTAGGGAATACTGCTCAAATTTTAGGCAACCAAACCCCTGCGAGAAATCCCCAACCAAGAACAATAGAGTTACGCAGTGAAATCAGTTGTATTCCCTCGTCAACCTATCAAACCCGTGAACAATTTTATCAACAAGCGATCGCTTGCTATCGTCAAGCTCAAATAGGAAGTAGCTCGCTAACTAAAATACAAGCACAGCTAAATTTATTAAGTTTATTAATCCAACAACAGCAAGGAAAAGAAATTCCTCTTTTAATCAATCAAATTGAAGACAGGCTAACGGTATTACCATCCAGTCAAAAAACGATTTTAATCAAACTAAAATTTGTACAACAATTAATGTGTCTTCAAAATTCTTTTCAGGCTAGTTTCAATCAACTAACCCCACCAATTTTACAATCTTGTTCCATCGTCAAACCAGGTTTTAAAAGTTATCTGACCCAAGAACAGATAACCTCTTGGTTAACCATCCAAAACCTTCTAGAAACAACCCTTAACCAAGCAAAAAACATCGAGCATAACCCCTCTCAAGCGAATGTTTTAGGGTATTTAGGTGCCAGCTATCAACTAATGGGAAATTTAACAAAAGCACAAGAGTTAACCGAACTTGCCTTGCAAAAGGTTTCTGGCTTTAATTATCCTGAAATCGCCTACTTGTGGCAATGGCAACTAGGGAGATTGTACCAACTCCAAGGAGAAAATACCAAAGCGATCGCAGCCTATAGGTTAACCGTGGATATCCTTGAGTCGCTACGACAGGACTTAGTGGTGACGAATACAGACCTTCAATTTGACTTCCGTGATAGCGTAGAACCCGTCTATCGGGAACTGGTGGCTCAACTCTTGCAACCGTCTTCTAATCAACCGGAAAACCCAGAAAAAATTAGTCAGGAAAACCTAAAAAAAGCCCGCGACCTTATAGAATCACTACAATTAGCTGAACTCAATAACTTCTTTCGGGAAGCCTGTATTGAGGCGCAACCACAACAAATTGAGCAAATTGATCCCCACGCAGCCGTTATCTATTCCATTGTTTTACCCGAACGTCTGGCGGTAATTTTATCGGTTCCGAACCAGCCCTTAAGCTACCACGAAACAACCCTCAATAAGCAATTCAATCAGACTTCATCGAGGGAAATAGAAGAAGTTTTTGATGAGATGTTTGCCAACTTAAACCCCTTTATTCCTAGTCCCGACCCCCTTCGTCCCCATCAACAATTTTATAATTGGCTCATTCGTCCCTTAGAAACAGAATTAAAAGAAAATAACATTAAAACTTTAGTTTTTGTTCTCGATGGACTGTTACGAGGTGTACCCATGGCTGCCCTACACGATGGGAAGGAGTATTTAATTGAAAAATACCGTATTGCCCTGACTCCGGGGTTACAATTATTAAGTCCGCGATCGCTGTCTCAAGAAAAGTTAAAAATCCTGGCCGGTGGCTTAGCAGAAGCTCGTCAGGGTTTCTCCGCGTTGCCTGGAGTCACCCAAGAAGTTAAAGACATCTCTGAAATTCTCCCCGCAGAAATCCTCTTAAATCAAGAATTTACTCGCCCGCGTCTACAAACAAAAATTGAGTCCACGTCCTTTCCCATTGTTCATCTGGCAACCCATGGTCAGTTTTCTTCCCAAGTTGAAGAGACGTTTTTGCTGACATGGGATGAACGGATTAATGTGAAAAACTTAGATCAATTGTTACGCGAACGGGAAGAAAAACAGCAAACTCCGATCGAAATGTTGATTTTAAGTGCTTGTCAGACTGCTACTGGCGACAAACGAGCCGTATTAGGATTAGCCGGGGTCGCAGTGCGTTCAGGAGCCCGCAGTACCATCGCCACTCTTTGGTCAGTCCAAGACCAGTCTACGGCGAATTTGATGGCCGAGTTCTATAAGATCTTAAATCAACCCGGAATCACTAAAGCTGAGGCACTACGTCAAGCACAACTGTCTTTATTGCACTCTGGGGAATATCACCATGCTTTCTATTGGGCTCCCTTTGTTTTAGTAGGCAATTGGTTATAA
- a CDS encoding TldD/PmbA family protein, whose amino-acid sequence MTDLTTEKTLLTDLMTRYRDRVDFLAIRVEQSQGTNIVLRGDKIDTLSESMARGGQVRACYKGGWGFVTFNDLSTLVQRVEEAITAARLVGDDETILAPVEPVQIRCQLPLTGTDPREITLARKKALCDHYNNILRDLSDQITTTSVRYGDSIQHILLATSEGTLIEQSWSDLEMRFSATARTGEIVQTGRETIGSRRGYEDLEGLEKQVEGAAQRALDALVLPPVKGNNYTVVIDPILTGLFVHEAFGHLSEADMLYENPDLLEVMSLGRQFGPEMLQIFDGAAPEGHRGSYFYDDEGVPATTTQLIHDGMLVGRLHSRETAGKLNETPTGNARCLNYHYPPLVRMTNTWIERGKTPVEDLFSDIKEGVYAKNWLGGMTNGEMFTFSAGEAWMIRNGQICEPVRDVTLSGNVFKTLGNIEAIGNDFYWDESGGCGKGGQSGLAVGCGGPSLRIKEVMVGGEA is encoded by the coding sequence ATGACTGATCTTACCACCGAGAAAACCCTGTTAACCGATCTGATGACCCGTTACCGCGATCGCGTGGACTTTTTAGCCATTCGGGTTGAACAGTCCCAAGGAACCAATATTGTCCTCAGGGGAGACAAAATAGATACCCTGAGTGAAAGCATGGCCAGGGGCGGCCAGGTCAGAGCGTGCTATAAAGGAGGATGGGGATTTGTTACCTTTAATGACCTATCTACTTTAGTGCAGCGCGTCGAAGAAGCCATCACAGCAGCAAGACTGGTGGGAGACGACGAAACCATCCTTGCTCCGGTAGAACCCGTCCAAATTCGCTGTCAGCTACCTTTAACGGGAACCGATCCCCGTGAGATCACTCTGGCGCGTAAAAAAGCTTTGTGTGACCACTATAATAACATTCTTCGCGATTTGAGCGACCAAATTACCACCACCTCCGTTCGCTATGGTGATAGCATCCAACACATCCTCCTGGCAACCTCAGAAGGAACCCTCATTGAACAGTCCTGGTCTGATCTTGAAATGCGTTTTTCAGCCACAGCCAGAACAGGGGAAATCGTACAAACAGGACGGGAAACCATCGGATCGCGCCGAGGGTACGAAGATTTAGAAGGACTAGAGAAACAGGTAGAAGGGGCTGCTCAACGTGCTCTAGATGCCCTAGTTTTGCCCCCTGTAAAGGGCAATAACTATACAGTAGTGATTGACCCCATTTTGACGGGTTTGTTCGTTCATGAGGCATTTGGCCACCTCTCAGAAGCCGATATGTTATACGAAAATCCCGATCTATTGGAAGTGATGAGTTTGGGGCGACAATTTGGACCTGAGATGCTACAAATTTTTGATGGGGCTGCTCCTGAAGGACACCGAGGGAGTTATTTTTATGATGATGAAGGAGTCCCCGCAACCACTACCCAATTAATTCATGATGGGATGTTAGTGGGACGATTACATTCAAGAGAAACGGCGGGAAAATTAAATGAAACGCCGACGGGAAATGCCCGTTGTTTGAATTATCATTATCCTCCTTTAGTGCGAATGACTAATACTTGGATCGAACGGGGAAAGACTCCCGTAGAAGACTTGTTTAGCGATATTAAAGAAGGAGTTTATGCGAAAAATTGGCTAGGAGGAATGACAAATGGAGAGATGTTTACCTTTAGTGCTGGAGAAGCTTGGATGATCCGCAATGGGCAAATTTGTGAACCCGTCAGGGATGTTACTTTGTCGGGCAATGTGTTTAAAACCCTTGGAAATATTGAAGCGATCGGAAATGATTTTTATTGGGATGAATCCGGAGGTTGTGGTAAAGGAGGACAAAGTGGGTTAGCTGTTGGGTGCGGGGGGCCAAGTTTACGCATTAAAGAGGTTATGGTAGGAGGTGAAGCATGA